Genomic segment of Gavia stellata isolate bGavSte3 chromosome 10, bGavSte3.hap2, whole genome shotgun sequence:
CCCCTAAAACCTAAGCATTTTACAAAACCTAATGTTCTTCCAAACTCTCCTACCCGCCTTCTCCTTCACTCCCCAAACACAACTGATGTTTTCTTATTTGGCACTTGGTGCACAATGCTATTTTGCTATAGCCTTCCTACTGGCCATTTTGATTTTTGGGTATTAGTAACTCCATTCAGGACCAAGCAAATAACACAATGACATTGCCTATACAGCCAGTCTAAATAGAGACTTCCCACCTTTTTCAATATTCAGTGCTAAGAAAGTTGGTAAGTTAAGAGCCTTTGAAAGACTACAGTCTTACTACTTTGcatagaaaacaagaaacaaaagttTGGGGCCCTCCGTTCGCCACCTTCACTTACTTAAATCCCAACTAAGGAGACTTCCAACAGCAAGAGAGAAGTTCACTGGCAACAAGCTCTGAAAAGCTTCAACACAACTAGCCAGCTGCTACTGCCATATATCCATCCTATGATGACTTTTTGGGTCATTTCCAACATTTTTGTGTTGGAAGCGGTGACACTTTTCCCCAGGATTCATTTAGAAAAACACGTTAAAAAAGTTACATAGTTACTTACCGATTTTCCCAAAAGGGTCATCTTTGAAGGGATCacctgttaaaaagaaaaagtgacttGTACCTTTTTATTACAAAGCATGTATGAGTTCAAGTCTTTTGGATACAAACTCATTTCTACAGCTAGAATTTAAACAGCTCTCGCTCAGAGGAATAGTTTCACTACCTGCAGTGGAACTACAAGAGCCAGTATTAGACAAAGCAAATATTCATTAAGTAGCTCATTACCACTatgaaacacacacaaaagcatttGATGCATTCTGTTGGCTGTTGTCAGTAAATACCCACATTATGCAGTATTTACTACCATGGTAATCCAGGCTAACCACTGATAGAAGCTTAGTCCCAGTTGTCGGAATTCTCACAGGTGTCATGGATAGTAGCTCCTATGTGTTCATTTCTGTACTGGATGCATGGTCCCAATTGCATCAGTTCTACTCCCTCACCTATATCGGCGAGACATAGATATACTGTCTCTTAGCTGTAGGTATCTAGCCCTGAACATACTGAGCACACAAAGCCCAAAAAGTTGGCTACTAACAGACATACCTTTCTACTCTGAAAGAAAGGCTGTGTAAGTAGGATCACTTCACTATAAACAAAAATCAAGCAATATCTACACAAACTTTCAAGGTGttttaaattagtttaatttattcattaaaaGTATTAAGTCTGCACTGACATTCTTTCAGAAGCCAAGTGACCTGAAACATTTAGCTTACTTTCCTTTCAAAGCAATACAAGCTAAGTTGATTAGACCATGTTGGTTCTGAAAGCATGTAAAATCATATTAATGTGGCTGAAAACATCTGTTTCAGCAGTTAATCCAAATTAACTCCCCTTCTCTAAGTGGCTCCATATAGACAGATCACTTCTTccaacataaaagaaaaaaaataaaatcagagcaACCGCATTCGTAAGTGGCAAGTTCTTAAAATAAAGTGTAGCACTTCCACAAGACGAACAGATGGCACAGTTCCACATTACCTTTTTGAGTGCCAAACTCACCATAAGTAGGCCACAGCCATTCATTCTCAACCACCCACACCCTCCCCACACCACAGCTCACTGAACCCTCAGTTATCTGTTTGTGGATCTCTACTGCAAATCAGGGGCAGTGGGAGGTAAGAGAGGTGCTCAGGAAGAGTGGTTAGGGAAAGGTGCAATTTTTACAGCTAATCAGAAAGTCCAGATGAAGGGAGGAGAAACATCCTGGAActctcatttccatttttgtaGTGCTATTGGCTCCACACTCCTGTCACTCAAACACCTTCACGTTTATTCTATAAAGAGCCTTTCCAAGGTGAAGATTAGCCTGAGATGTGTTCATACAAGACCTGTTTCTGCAAATCTGCACTTAGAGAGAAAAGTTTACTTACTGCCAACAAAAGGGTCAGACTGGAAGAACTCTAAGCTGGCTTCAGAAACTAGATCAGGCAATGGATGAGATTCAGTGTCAAATGGATCTTCCTGGGCAATCCAAAAGAAGTAGAGAAAGGTATTAAAATTTTACGACATGCAGGACGGAAAACACTTACATCATCTTGTGTTACCATTTAGTAGTTtcttaaagctgaaaaaaaaaatacagctggaaTTCTACATAATTCATCAATGGagatccaaaatatttttcaacaacCTGCCTGCTATATgacatgaaatgttttcatgacATCGCACtctaaatgaaaacaataagAAGTggcaattttatttctctgtcattctATGATCATGATGCAAGTGACATGATGCAAGCCCGAAACAGTTTAactaggattttttaaaatttactttttcctcccccaaatCTGAACAAACTCACTTTTTTGGTAATAGTTGCAGCTGGggtctctttctcttcttccacaaCAGAGGCTGTTGTTTCAGGACTATTCCTTATCTATATAAGGATAAAAGCCATTGACCATAAATAAGTAAATGAAGActaaagtatttaattttaagtattaaatagctaaaagaatatattaaaagaTACTTCGAGAGGTTCATACTTATTGTAGAACATACTGAAGTGTTCCATAAACCCTGTGaaagtttaaggaaaaaaaaaagaatctacTGAGATATAAGGAGGGACATTTAAAAGCAAGACAGCTTTAGATTTTCTGTACTATTCCTTATTCCATTCTTGTTGCACCAACTGGAGACAGCTGCTTGCCTTTAATCTTAATTCTGCTATTCAATTTATGGtattttgctttggaaacaaatacagaaaaatttttATTGCCACTTTCCAGCCAAGCTAAAATTGCCTCCTTTTCTGCTTATCAACTTTCAGATTGCTGAAACATAGTCCCTCAGAATAACACCCTAAAATTTCACTTGTGcaagtgtttaaaaacataatcaATCCTGATACATTCTTAACTTATTCCAACTTCACAGCTGCATTGCATCATGATCAAGCAGGCAAAACAGTACTCACTGGAGACACACTGTTTATTTGTTCATCTTCTGCTATACTTTCCCTTTCAGCATTCTCATTAAGGTTAGCAgtttcactgctgctgttgctaaGACTAGAATGATCTGCAGTTCCATTAACAAGTGTATTTTGTGGCTGTGAGTGCCAACTAAATTGGTTATTTTCCAATTCTTTCAGCTCAAGAAGCTTTGTCTGCACctgtaaacagaaataaatatatatgcatcAGTATGGCAGTACACAGAAGCTAGTGTATGACCATCCCCTCTTAAATATAAGATGGAAGTTATATGtctgaaattcttattttcaacAGCAAATATAAAACACACGTTCTTTCAATCAAAGGGTAAAATTTGAGAGATAAGCACAAATCTGATTTAGAAGAGATGTAATGTAGTTGAAGGACAGACCTGAGAACCTTCTCCTGCCAAGGAAGCAGACTGCATCACTGGCAACATCAAGACTTGTTGCTTTGTTTCTACTCAAACTCACAAGAAGAGTTGCAAagctttcaggatttttttgtttggtttggtttgtttggggttttttttgttgttagttgttttgggtttttagtTATGCATTTGCAATTGCCTTAAACTCTAAATTAAAAAGCCTGCTTTATCAGAATTCTCACCTTCCAAGAAGGAAAGTTACAAATTCATTATCTTCTCCCACATTACTTTCGAAGTCTACAAAATCCACAGTATATATTCCTAAGCAGACAGTTACATCCATGTATTATTATTTCATCAGCATGCTTAATGCAGTGCCTCACAGCAAACATTTACAACCAACCTCCCAATTATGAAGGAATTACTGGATTTGGCAGATCATGCAGAAGGATGAACATAGTTCAGATATTTAGGTGTCTAAATCCCACTGACTTCTGCTACGTCAGTCACCTAATAAAGTTTTTATTGCCTTGCACATGTCACAAGTCAGGTGGCAGCAAAGAAAACACCAGGTGTCTTTCAAATACACTGACCTCAGACCAACCATTAGATAATCTTGCCTAAAGCACCAAAGCACCTATTGTTCATTATTTGTGAGCCAAGAGCAATAAAATCAGGAGTACTAATAtaaaacctattttaaaaaaagtttatagTACAGTCAAGCATAACCGCTTGTATTATCAGCCTCATATCTGTTCATCACAAGTACCTCTTGCTAATATATTAAAATTGAAATAGCACAACCTTCTCTCTACCTGTGATGAAACAATGGAAAATCCATTTGTTTATGTCTCAGTTTCTAAACCTCAAAGCCAAATTTAAAAGTTATAAGGCTCTTCAACAGAAGAAAGTGTTCTTGCATGAACACTACCAGTGGAAGTCTTAAGAAAAAACCTGTTAACAAGTTACAGACATGAATTATGTGAAATGACCAACCCAAAACTCAGCCATTTCCAGGGTTCAAAGTTAATAGgaaggctttttgttttgtttttaacttggTAACAATGTGATTCTGGCTAATGTATTAGGTAGCTGGCAAGTCAGAGAAGAAGAGTGATGAGGAAAGGGTGTGCAAGCAAACCCATCACTGAAGTAATAATAAATCACTCATTACACGTAGAAGGTGGAAGTGTTCCTTTGACATAACAGCAGGTACCTCAAAGCACAGTTCTGTCCTTAAAAACCACTGCAGCCATCTCTCTGCTTCTCAGTATCTACTCTCAATCCAATTTATTCTTACACTTACCTTATTTTCCCTCTTCAACAATGCATTAAGTAAATGTTAGTAATTTTATACTGACTTCACATCAATTAAAGAATAGCGAGAGCGTGCCCCAGGCCATGGCTGAGGAAGAAAGCTTAAATAACTACTGGACATAGAGAATTTAAACATGCATTATCCATTTTTCATTCGTTACATTAAGACAAATTATTTATGAAGTATAATAAATTAATCCCTTTTTATTAACAaaacttggagaaaaataatgaaatatctTGAGTGACCTGAGTCAGACTCTGAGAATCCTAACAACTACTAGCACTAGTAAGCAACTGAAAGACATGAGTAAACAGTGAAGAAGAGACAACAACGCCTTCCCCTTAAGAAAAACCACACTAAAGGTtgtcagctaaaaaaaaaaaaaaaaaatatttttttttgggTCTTTCATACTGCCTTACTGAATTGATTTCCTGTTGTGAATCCTGCAGATGTTGCTGAAGAGGTCCCAGCTGTGCTTTCCCAGACTCTATGCAATGCTCAAGCTCTGCAGTTTCTTGCTGCAGGCGACTCAGTTCCTCTTGAGCTTTGGTCAGTTCATCTTCATATGCTGAAATCTTTGATTCCTGGCTTGTTATTTCAGCCTTCAGCATGGCAATCTAAAGCATGaacaagattttaaaaccaaattaaaaaaccacacctccaAACACATCAAAATACTATTATTTATGACCAGAAGAAGTAAAAACCTCATAGCTATTGTGAAGATTATAGATCATACCTGAAGGAAAGGTTAATTCCCTATTGGTCTCAATAAGATCATACTATTCTAAGCTGTTTTCCTGACCAACACAGATATTTCtaatactgaaaatataattttagacCTTAAAGAAAAACTATAGCTTTatattaggggaaaaaaaaagtctatatAACCataagatgattttttttaactgctaaGAAATCAGTCCCAGTAATTAGTGCTTCTAATTACACTTATGTTGCATTataattttgcattatttgctTGCACTTAACCTTGTTTGTGTGCAAGTATACCTCAGTATATTTGTTGACACACGGATAGTAAATTAGGAGGTCACTGAAATAAGCGACATATTTCCTGTTCTCTGTTGTTCACAAAATCTTTATGCTTCAGCTGTTTATTCATTCaacttttttctcctgcctcAACAACTGTAACACTGCAAGGCTGAGTTCTTCAAAATGAGGCACTTACTCTTTCAAGGGTCTTAGCCACTAGACCTTACCAAATGGGCCTCCTCTGCACACTTCTGCCTGATATCATTAAGTTGCTCTTCCAACTTGGCCTTCTGCTCATCAAGATCATTAAGGATTTCCTGTGCTTCCTGTTTCTGAGCTTGCAGCTTTTGCAGATTGCTGCTCTCCCGCTTTACTTCATCTTGTAGATCCTGTAATAAAACAGATCAGCTTTGCATttgttccctctctcctcctaaCCACTAAATTCTGCAGAATAAACTGCAGTAGTAACTCAGATTTCAAAGTATCAACAAATTATCTTTCAAAACCTAGCATTTATAACCTATCAGACGAGCAAGTATTTTCAATTTCTAATTCtgagacataaaaaaaaatctggttatttgctctttcttttctttagtaAAAAGAATCTCACTGAAACATTGAAGATCATGCATCAACACAGAGATTAACTGTTTTACTCAGAGGGAGGTTAGggtttaattttgaatttagaAGTTGTCTATTCAGGCTGCTACATTGTCTCTCTCCTACGTTTTAGGAATATGTTTTACTGAGTTCCTTAATAATAGAAATTCTTTATTCTGCTCCTTTCCCCTCAAAAACACATGGCCAAAAATAGGAACTTGTTTTAGCAACATGGTAAAGGACCAAACCGATGCATTATTAACCCAAATGCATTCCCTTCTAGAGCCCCCATGCAGATTCCATACACAACAATATGGCATCATTTAACTTATGAAACAGCAGTATGTATCTTGTATTCTAAGTACATTAAGTAGCATCGTATGATAATTAGATCATTTCTGAGGAACAGGAATGGTTATACTTCAACAAACTGCAGAGATAACGTTGAAAAAGtgtcaagaaaataatttaggaagaagaaagaatcaTCAAAGTCAAGAGAAAGAGATAATACAGGGAGATCAAAAAGGATTAATACAAAAGGAAAGTATTGGATGAAAACAGAAGATTGCAGCCTTGCCAAGAAAATATGGTAATTAAAGGAAGAATCATgaacaacagtaaaaaaaaaaagagataaaagaaaattaaggagGATAAGGAAACAAGCTGACATGAATTTCTGATTAGATCATGCATTCGTGTGCTGCTCTAAGCTAAGatcttcttgttcttttttaggggtgttttgtttggggttttttttggtgaggAAGATAGTTCATCCACATGTGCTAACACCTCCAGATAATCAAGACAAAAAAGCTAGATAGAAATAGAAAGGCATACAGTGCAGCAGTCAGATGCTAGGGCACCAGGTAACCTCAAGACAACTGAAGACTACCTAAAGAAACATCATAGatgcttttatgaaaaaaaccccgaaccaaacaaaaaaaaaccccaaaatcaaaTCTGAAAGTTCATTAAAGGGTATACGACTGATGTTCGGCAGTCAGACTAGGTGAATTACTGGTTATTTCTAATCTATGAAAGACAAACCAGTGCTCATACAAAAAGCTCTGACAGCAGCTACTGGCTTGGATAGTTGGGACAGTCTTGACCCATTCATTTTCTACATTGCTTTGAAAAAGCAAGTATCAGCTGACACTCAACACAAGcaacaggggaaaaatgaaCAGCTTAAAGAGATTTCACTCTCCTTTCTCCAAAAGGAAGCAAGAATTCACATACACACAAGCTAAATATAGATCACATCCACTCTTGGTACTGTTCCCTGAATCCCAGTGTCTGTTCTAGGCGTAACAGTAGAGAAGCACTGAAGAGACTAAGCCTGATCGCtcccagaagaggaaaaaaaaaaagaaaagccaaaccCCAAACATGTTCCACATAACCACTCCAAAATGAAATGTTGGAGTAAATACAGTACACAGAACCGCGAGTAATGCTCAAAGATATATCTTCATGAAATAAAACAGGCTCCAGTTAACCTTCGATTTCAAACAACACCCTCAGCAGAGAAGCATCATCTCATTCAGTGCTTGAACATTAAGATTCCATATGAAAACCATTAACATATTTGAGATGGTATAAACTGGCATTTTTATGGTAATAGTAATCCTTGTACTAGATTTACAATCGTTATAACTCTTCATGCTAATGTAGTGTAGGACAAGGAAGTCTAGAGATCTGTATTTCCACAGATAAGACGATGGATTTAATAGCTTGCCAGTCTGTACTTCACCAAATGATTTATGTGCTAAGAACCATTAAGCCtaaaagagcacagaaaagttaaaacttCACTGACTTTCTAATGGCTTTGGTGCACTGCAACAATTCAAGAATAGGGAAAATCCAATGCTGAGTGGGATACTCAGAGCATAAATCTGTTTAAGAAAACTCAGGCCAACAAGAAGATCAAAAGGCTAGAAGAGACGGCCAGAAACATTCTGGACTACCTGGAAGGCCACAGTCCCCAAATAccttcaactttttttcccccctcttctctGAAGCAGTATCTCACATGcagttccatttttttccccaattgaTACAAACATATATTATGCTTTGTTCAGGAGTTGCATGCATTTGTTGTAAAAATTTCTTCACAAAGTTTCAGTGTcccactgaaaagcaaaacatagaATTTTATTGACATGAAGTCAAAAGGTCTAGGGAACGCGTGGTAATTGTTGGGAAAGCCAGGAAAATCGCCACTTATTTCAGAGTCTTAGCAGGTAGACTGACAAACCTTGCCCATACATGTGAAATGCTAGATGGAAGATGAGAATCTCGTGAATGTGCCCAAAAGCCCACTGCTTGAGTCTGTGTCTAGCCGCTGAGGCACACTGTCCTTCAGCATCTGCGTCTAGAAGAGCAGGCTGATgataagaaagcaaaaggacaGGCAGGCAAAGGCACTTTCAGATGCCACTTGGTATGTGGTCAAAAACTAACGTTTTAGTTACATGTTAACCCTGTAAAACAAAGTTTTGTTCTTCTTTATATGAAAATGCTAATCCAATCACAGAATAAGTTAAGGAAACAGTGCTTTAGAAGTTTCTTGATCTTTGTTACTCTGCCCAtaacttttcaagaaaaaacatcCCTTAACCTTTGCTACTAAAGAGCTGATAGTTTAATAAGCATATTAAACCCCACCAGTATGCTATGTTTTCCCTCCaactctttttctgtctttgctttttagtATCTATTTATATactatataaattattttatagaatAAAAACTAtcattcttttcctcctcccataCAAATCAGTCCGACCCATCACAGACCACGGGACCACAGCTGTATTTGAGATTATAATTTGTGTCCATGAAAGTAATTCTGCTATCAGAAACCCTAGAGTGTGATGCCACGAAACTAGCTTGATCCAGGGTGGCAGGTTAGAACAAACTGGTTTTGTACACCATCTTTAGAAATGTCACCATtagaataaaaccagaagaaaaaaaacatgattTAAAGATATTCTTAGTCTGTCACCACTATTCTCTGAAGTTCTAGAAAGTTTCCCGAAACATGCAGGTCCTCCAAGATTCAGGAGTAAGCAAGGGACTAGAGATAAAGGGCCACCAGCTTAAATAAGTGCTGCAGCCATATCCTATTTGATCCTGATggtttctcatttttctgacaaaCCAGTAATAGCCTGTTCCTTCTCTGTAACTCTGTATTTAACAAGGGGCAAATAGCTTGTGTGATCACTAAAAGTTAAGGACCTGAGACAGTTGCTTCCAACATTGCTGCTCTGGATACAATGACTTAattgattctgtgatgctgctGACTATCAAACACTAAACATATGCAGGTGACACTAATACTGTAACATTAAAGGTAAGGTTTTTATTTAGCTTTATATACCTTTTGCGCAAAGGCACCAGAGAACTCAACCTTCACAAGAACACACATAGATTCCAGAACACACTAACAAAATCATCCTGTGTGCAAAACCAGGAACACCCATAAGAATTTTTAGCAGTATGAAAAGGCAATCTGCAGAATGGGGAGGGGAACGACTGCTGCATGCATGGACAGAATCACAGACATGGGCAGCTTCTGTACGCattcctgcagctgctgaatcTGGCTGCCATTGTGACTCACAGGCCAGCATTTCATTATCTTCTGAAAGGTCAGACTATTAATTATCATCCAGGCTTTAAGGATATTAAAATAGCCAAGCACAACAACGGTTGTAACacattgcttctttttctgcccaacacaaagtaaaatgcagaaatcttacattatttgcttttaatcaaataaagattatttgaaataataaagATTCCTACaataaatatagaaataaatgtAAGTCATCAGATACCACACTGaagttttttcttaaagcagcaactccagctgcttttgcagcttgaAATTTAATTGAATTATAGCTTTGCAGCATTTAATTCAGGGCTTGGCTAGACTGTTAGCACCCTGATACTGATGCTGACTGTATAATTTCTGATCCCTGTAAAACACttggaaaatttaaattttccaaTATTCTAGAAATTCAATCTcatccttttaaataaaaatcaaacagattatttttaaaagtcacttATATTAGGCAAAATTAACTTGAGGCAACATTGCTCCCAAGCTGGTAATTACTGCGACTCTTAAGAAGCAGCCCCACATACAAGCCCTTTTAATTCAGCCACTTAAGTTTATTAATTTGCACTGCTACAGTGTCATCTTTAATTATACCTTAGACAGCcttacaaaaaaacaaaaaccaaccaaacaaaaagaaatctaatgctttgtaatatttttcatttaaaactcaTGCAGGCTACGTATCCAAGGAGCTCGCACATTTATATACACACCTACACCAACCCACATTCATATACAAAATACACTTCGAAGTACATTCTTTTTCTTCGccaccaatttttttcttttcgtAGTGATGATTACATCACTGAATAAGTGATGTGATCTAAAGACTCAGTAATCCCACTGCCATTAAAGCACCACATGGTGCAATATCAGGTGTCTGAACAATAATTTTGTGTCTTATTTACCTGGACCTCACTTGTCCTCTGCTTGATGGtatcttccttctccttcaggTCTTGCTCTACATTATTCTTTTCCCTAGAAGACCAGCAAACAATGCAAGAATACTTAAGAACATCAGCTACAGCAGGTACAGTTATCCAGCCCCCTAAGCCTGTATCTCTCTTTAAATACATAGTGAAACATTAAACACAAAATATGTAAGggatttctgctttgcaaattaTTTACAAGACAGAAGCCCACATAAGTGTTCTGCATAAAACCCCCTGTCTTTTCACCCAACTGCACTTCAGTGATAAGAATGGCTCAAAAATGGAAGGGGGCGGGAGGGAGAAATCAATGAAATACTGTCTCCAGTGATCTCACTGTTGCTATGGAGCACTTGTCTAATgaaaactgctggaaaaagtGGGAGGGATTGCATCAGATTCCGTCTATTAACCCCTGCAAACACAGTAATTCCTATGCTAACAGCAGCtagaaaacatttccagcaaGCCAATCTAGCTGATTAACGAACTTTGCCTATCAGATTTTAGATATATCTGTTGGTAAGCTCAGTCAGAAGAAAGGTTAGCTTGCTGCAATCACTGTCTGCTTAGAGACACCATACGTACTTATTTGCTGTGTCATATCAAGTCTGTCTCTGTGGACATTTATTTGACTTTAAAAGTGACTACTGATGACAGGGGAATTACCAATAAATTCTTGGCAGTCAGACATAATAATAGCTttaagaaagggggaaaaaaccaacatacACCTCAGAactgttactgttttaaaaaaatcataagaGCATTTATCTCTAGACAGTATATggaatcttttctcctttcacagATGCAGAAAAGCATTAAGCTTTACAGTTTTAACACTATCTTCTGTATGCATATATTTACTTTCATAAAGATTTTGTTAATAAATTAGCACACATATTTAAAGTTAGTATTTGAACAATGATAAACCTaacatttctaaatgaaatacCAGAGTGAAAAGCTATCATATTACTAGTACAATAAAGATAACTTCATATTTTAATAGCAGCAGATTGGTAATCAATCTAAAACTATTAATCTTACTGTTTACTCTTATCTaatacagaagaaagcatttctgtCTCCAAAGTAAAGCAGATCTACTCCAAGTTCTTCCCTCAAGCTGAGGAATACTTGTTTACTGCTAAACCATGtacaatggaaaataaaaaaaaaaatccagttttcacagattttaaaggaacatttgctctgaaaaataattactataGA
This window contains:
- the EPS15 gene encoding epidermal growth factor receptor substrate 15, with the protein product MYLKRDTGLGGWITVPAVADVLKYSCIVCWSSREKNNVEQDLKEKEDTIKQRTSEVQDLQDEVKRESSNLQKLQAQKQEAQEILNDLDEQKAKLEEQLNDIRQKCAEEAHLIAMLKAEITSQESKISAYEDELTKAQEELSRLQQETAELEHCIESGKAQLGPLQQHLQDSQQEINSVQTKLLELKELENNQFSWHSQPQNTLVNGTADHSSLSNSSSETANLNENAERESIAEDEQINSVSPIRNSPETTASVVEEEKETPAATITKKEDPFDTESHPLPDLVSEASLEFFQSDPFVGSDPFKDDPFGKIDPFGGDPFKGSDPFAADCFFKQSSTDPFVTASTDPFSTADNSNNITTEISKKNDPFAPGGTAVTTSNDLATDPFASLFGNESFGSGFADFSTLSKANNEDPFSSSTSGSVNSVIITKNLFEEPTAKNEDVPPALPPKTGTPTRPCPPPPGKRPINQIDSSDSFKPRDPFQPFPTPDIPKEQEADLFCDPFAPTSISKEADPNNFANFSTYSTEEDMIEWAKRESEREEKERLARLKQQEQEDLELAIALSKSEISEA